GTGTGCGTCACGGCGGAAACCACGGAAGAAATTCATCATCTGTTCGTGGATCATCGTGTGGTTTGTCACACGGCTTTCGAAATCTTCCAGCTCCGCAGGGGAGGGCAGCTCACCATAAAGCAGCAGATAGCAAACTTCGAGATAGTGTGATTTGCCGGCCAGCTGGTCGATCGGATAGCCGCGGTGCAGCAGCACGCCTTCTTCACCGTCGATAAAAGTGATGGTGCTGTCGCAGGCCGCTGTCGACGTGAAGCCGGGGTCGTATGTGAACACATCGGCTTGTGCATAAAGCTTGCGGATGTCGATCACATCGGGGCCCGCAGTGGGTGAAAAGATGGGCAGCTCGTAGCTTTCGCCATCAATGGTCAACGTTGCGGATTTTTTACTCTCTGTCATGCGGTCCCTTTCGTCTGATTGGCAGTCGTGCTTTCTGCACGCCGTCGGGGGCACGGCCCGTGGCAGGGCCGTTCCGTGGTGTTATCTACCGGATGTTGCAAAGGTGTTACCCTAAGCTGATGCACCGGCATCCGTCAGTCGGGCGAGGGATTCATCACGTCCTAACACGAGCATCATGTCAAAAACCGACGGGGTCACCGCGCGCCCTGCAAGCGCCGCCCGAAGGGGGCCTGCAAGTTTGCCGAATTTGGTGTCTTTGGCGGCAGCAAAGCCGTTCATGACCTCTTCCAGCGTTTCTCTGTTCCAGCTACCAGCCTGCAACTGCGGCGTCAATTCGTTCAGCATACCACGGGATACCGTATCAAGCGCCTTGGCCGCTTTTTCGTCCGGCTGAACGGGTCGTGACGCCAGAACAAAGTGTGCTTTATCAAGAAGTTCGGGCAGGGTTTTCGCCCGTTCTTTCAGGCAATACATGGCCCGCTCCAATCCGTCACTTTGTTGTTCCGTAAGGTCAGGCAGGTTCGCCGCGCTCAAATAATCCTCACATTCGCGCCGCAACGCAGCATCATCGCTTTGCGCAATATGCTGACCGCAGATGTTCTCCAGCTTTTTGAGGTCGAACTGCGCGGGACTTTTGCGGATACCATCAAGGTCAAACCATTCGAGCGCTTGTGCATCGGTGAAAAACTCGTCGTCGCCGTGGCTCCAGCCCAGACGCGCCAGATAGTTGCGCATGCCAGCGGCGGGATAACCCATCACCTGATATTCCTGCGCACCCAATGCGCCGTGGCGTTTGCTCAGCTTCTTGCCGTCATCACCGTGGATCAGCGGTATATGCGCCCACACCGGCACATCCCATCCCATCGCCTCATAGAT
The Sulfitobacter noctilucicola genome window above contains:
- the gltX gene encoding glutamate--tRNA ligase, with the translated sequence MSTDVVTRFAPSPTGFLHIGGARTALFNWLYARGRGGKFLLRIEDTDRARSTPEATAAILQGMAWLGLDHDGEIVSQFDNAQRHAEVALDLLAQGKAYKCFATQEEITAFREAAKAEGKSTLYHSPWRDADPASHPDAPYVVRIKAPQQGTTIIRDRVQGDVTIQNETLDDMVLLRSDGTPVYMLAVVVDDHDMGVTHVVRGDDHLNNAARQMMIYEAMGWDVPVWAHIPLIHGDDGKKLSKRHGALGAQEYQVMGYPAAGMRNYLARLGWSHGDDEFFTDAQALEWFDLDGIRKSPAQFDLKKLENICGQHIAQSDDAALRRECEDYLSAANLPDLTEQQSDGLERAMYCLKERAKTLPELLDKAHFVLASRPVQPDEKAAKALDTVSRGMLNELTPQLQAGSWNRETLEEVMNGFAAAKDTKFGKLAGPLRAALAGRAVTPSVFDMMLVLGRDESLARLTDAGASA